The Amylolactobacillus amylophilus DSM 20533 = JCM 1125 genome contains a region encoding:
- a CDS encoding ABC transporter permease/substrate binding protein: MLFNNLMLLAKLPVADWMENFTTWMTNTFAGLFAAIQSGGQATMDGLTDFLLFINPWVWIIGITILAFIISTRRIGITLFSFFGLLFIYNQGLWSDLMNTFTLVLLASLVSIIIGVPLGIWAAKSNRAQSVIKPILDFMQTMPAFVYLIPAVAFFGIGVVPGVFSSVIFALPPTVRMTNLGIRGVSTELIEAADSFGSTAWQKLIKVELPMAKNTILAGVNQTLMLALSMVVTASMIGAPGLGRGVLSALQRAQVGNGFVNGLALVILAIIIDRFTQYANERLSLASVMSEQQKKRRKQIRWITVGAAVLALIGVGVAQAATKGNTKAQETVNLSYVQWDSEVASTNVVGEVLRQMGYDVKLTALDNAVMWQSVGSGESDGMVSAWLPVTHKEQYDKYKSKVQDLGVNLKGVKVGLVVPSYMKVDSISDLTNEAGKTVTGIEPGAGVVSAAQSTVKDYDNLAGWQVSTSSTGAMTVALGKAIKEHKPLVVTGWSPHWMFSKYDLKYLKDPKGTMGKSEAIHTIVRQGLKDDMPEVYKVLDNFHWTQKDMEEVMLEINGGASPRKAAQNWIKSHKDEVAEWQK, encoded by the coding sequence ATGTTGTTCAATAATTTAATGTTACTCGCCAAACTGCCCGTTGCGGATTGGATGGAGAACTTCACCACTTGGATGACTAATACCTTTGCCGGGCTGTTCGCGGCGATTCAATCGGGTGGTCAGGCCACAATGGATGGTCTCACCGACTTTCTCCTCTTTATTAATCCGTGGGTCTGGATTATAGGAATTACGATTCTCGCCTTTATCATCTCGACGAGACGTATTGGTATCACATTGTTCAGCTTCTTTGGCCTCTTGTTCATTTATAACCAGGGGCTCTGGAGCGACCTGATGAACACATTCACGCTGGTACTCTTGGCCAGCCTGGTCTCGATTATTATTGGCGTTCCCTTAGGTATTTGGGCAGCTAAAAGCAATCGGGCTCAATCCGTCATCAAGCCGATTCTGGACTTCATGCAGACGATGCCTGCCTTTGTTTACCTTATTCCGGCAGTCGCCTTCTTCGGTATTGGTGTGGTTCCGGGTGTGTTCTCATCCGTGATTTTCGCCTTACCGCCAACCGTGCGGATGACGAACCTAGGTATTAGGGGTGTCAGCACGGAATTGATTGAGGCAGCTGATTCATTTGGTTCAACGGCTTGGCAGAAGCTCATCAAGGTTGAGTTGCCAATGGCGAAAAACACTATTTTGGCCGGGGTCAACCAGACGTTAATGCTGGCCTTGTCGATGGTTGTTACAGCCTCGATGATCGGTGCCCCAGGACTAGGGCGTGGCGTATTATCGGCGCTCCAAAGAGCACAAGTTGGTAATGGCTTCGTTAACGGGTTGGCATTGGTCATCCTGGCGATTATCATTGACCGATTCACACAATATGCAAACGAACGCCTGTCACTTGCGAGCGTGATGAGTGAGCAACAGAAGAAACGGCGCAAGCAGATTCGGTGGATCACGGTCGGTGCTGCGGTTTTGGCCTTGATTGGTGTGGGCGTAGCGCAGGCAGCAACGAAAGGCAATACGAAGGCGCAGGAAACGGTCAATTTATCCTACGTGCAGTGGGACTCAGAAGTTGCATCAACGAATGTGGTCGGTGAGGTTTTGCGCCAGATGGGCTACGACGTTAAGCTAACGGCACTAGATAATGCCGTGATGTGGCAGAGTGTGGGCAGCGGTGAGAGCGACGGAATGGTCTCGGCTTGGTTGCCTGTGACCCACAAGGAGCAATACGATAAGTATAAGAGTAAGGTGCAGGACCTTGGTGTGAACCTGAAGGGCGTTAAGGTTGGCTTGGTTGTTCCTTCCTATATGAAGGTCGACTCGATTTCTGACTTGACGAACGAGGCTGGCAAAACCGTGACGGGCATTGAGCCGGGTGCGGGTGTTGTTAGTGCAGCGCAATCTACAGTGAAGGACTACGATAATCTTGCCGGCTGGCAGGTTAGCACCTCATCTACTGGGGCGATGACTGTTGCCCTTGGGAAGGCAATCAAGGAGCATAAGCCACTTGTGGTTACCGGTTGGTCGCCCCACTGGATGTTCAGTAAGTATGATTTGAAGTACTTGAAGGATCCAAAGGGCACGATGGGTAAGTCTGAGGCAATTCATACTATTGTCCGTCAGGGACTGAAGGACGACATGCCGGAGGTCTACAAAGTGCTGGATAATTTCCACTGGACCCAAAAGGACATGGAAGAAGTCATGCTGGAAATTAACGGTGGTGCAAGTCCACGTAAGGCGGCTCAGAACTGGATTAAGAGTCACAAAGATGAAGTTGCTGAGTGGCAGAAATAA
- a CDS encoding GntR family transcriptional regulator, translating into MTEKIQFVQPKYQQIALELAKRISDGRYAEGEKLHARSTIATNFHVSPETARKAIIVLGDIGVVTVKHGSGFFVASSAKAKEFIEQYQDVESIENVKREIHESAKRQQAESQHFLGLLNSLVEQTQRYNEDNKLQPYEVVVKEGFAASTVSDLNFWHNTGATIVAIKHQNKMIVSPGPLAVIEPGDFVYVVGDELAYQRVANFLTA; encoded by the coding sequence ATGACTGAGAAAATCCAGTTTGTTCAACCAAAATATCAGCAAATCGCTTTAGAATTGGCCAAGCGAATCAGCGATGGGCGTTATGCCGAGGGTGAGAAACTCCACGCGCGCTCAACCATTGCTACCAATTTCCACGTGTCACCGGAAACTGCCAGGAAAGCCATTATCGTCCTCGGCGACATTGGCGTCGTGACCGTTAAACACGGTTCCGGCTTTTTTGTGGCGTCTTCAGCGAAGGCAAAGGAGTTTATCGAGCAATACCAAGACGTCGAATCGATTGAGAATGTGAAACGGGAGATTCACGAAAGTGCGAAGCGCCAGCAGGCTGAATCCCAGCACTTTTTGGGCCTCTTGAACAGCCTGGTCGAGCAGACACAGCGTTATAACGAAGATAATAAGTTACAGCCATACGAGGTCGTGGTCAAGGAGGGCTTTGCTGCGAGCACCGTCAGTGACCTCAATTTCTGGCATAATACCGGGGCCACCATCGTCGCCATTAAGCACCAGAATAAGATGATTGTCTCGCCCGGACCGCTCGCCGTGATCGAGCCCGGTGATTTTGTTTACGTAGTCGGTGACGAGCTTGCCTACCAACGCGTTGCAAACTTTTTGACTGCCTAA
- the pepF gene encoding oligoendopeptidase F — translation MPEDKQVLTRAEVDQQLTWDLTPLARSNADFHQKLTQVQQKVVAFAKKYKQPELSVPELKNALADYNALTEAAETLITYSSLLSSTDFTNAENSQIAYEGSQFYVSMRASLQFFEDALLQLDDSTFQQLVEASPEFTGFLRQLKHYQQIALDPKVEHALALLGPTFSAPENTYEAMQTADLHFDDFLVDGQKYPLSFGLYEDYYAYHEDPAVRRAAFAAFSKELARHQNVTAANYLNEVTTSKQLATLHGFDSVIDYLLYDQEVDREMFNRQIDLIIAKFGPIMQKYLKLLQQERGLSELTFADRLIDLDPEFAPSVSIEESKKYIETALQPLGYEYVNMIMQAYPARWVDFVQNKGKSSGGFCTYAYNAHPYILMSWQNVMADVYTLIHEMGHAGQFMFTAKQHPVLDFEPSTYIVEAPSTFNELLLTDSLVQNATDDRMKRYALTKMLNNTYFHNFITHLLEAAFQREVYQLIDAGQNFDAAKLNEIKTQVFHQFFGDALTLNPGAELTWMRQSHYYMGLYSYTYSASLTVSTQAFLKIKDEGQPAVNRWLRFLGLGASKNPVDSAATLGIDIRTNEPLLNTINYLGEVVDEVIALTAKINQ, via the coding sequence ATGCCAGAAGACAAGCAGGTTTTAACCCGTGCAGAAGTGGACCAACAACTCACTTGGGACCTCACGCCCCTTGCGCGAAGCAATGCAGATTTTCACCAAAAACTAACACAGGTACAACAAAAAGTTGTCGCCTTTGCTAAAAAGTATAAGCAACCCGAGTTATCAGTGCCAGAACTAAAGAATGCACTAGCAGACTATAACGCACTGACAGAAGCCGCGGAGACGCTCATCACCTACTCCTCACTACTCAGTTCGACAGACTTCACGAACGCCGAAAACTCCCAAATCGCCTACGAAGGGAGCCAATTCTACGTCAGCATGCGAGCGTCCCTGCAGTTCTTTGAAGATGCCTTATTGCAACTGGACGATTCAACGTTCCAGCAATTAGTTGAGGCCAGTCCTGAGTTCACCGGCTTTCTCCGGCAGTTAAAACACTACCAGCAGATAGCACTCGACCCGAAGGTCGAACATGCACTAGCGCTACTTGGTCCGACATTTAGTGCCCCAGAGAATACGTACGAGGCCATGCAGACTGCCGACCTGCACTTCGATGATTTTCTGGTTGATGGCCAGAAATACCCCTTATCCTTTGGCCTGTATGAAGACTATTATGCCTACCATGAGGACCCAGCAGTTCGGCGCGCTGCCTTTGCTGCTTTCTCAAAAGAACTGGCACGACACCAGAACGTGACCGCAGCCAACTACCTGAATGAAGTAACTACATCGAAGCAGCTAGCTACCCTCCACGGTTTCGACTCCGTGATTGACTATCTGCTCTACGATCAAGAAGTTGACCGCGAAATGTTCAACCGCCAAATTGATCTAATTATTGCAAAGTTTGGCCCCATTATGCAGAAATATCTAAAGTTGTTACAGCAGGAACGTGGCTTATCTGAATTAACCTTTGCCGATCGTCTCATCGACCTCGATCCTGAATTCGCACCTAGCGTGTCCATCGAGGAATCCAAAAAATACATTGAAACAGCGTTACAACCACTAGGATATGAGTACGTCAACATGATTATGCAGGCGTACCCCGCACGGTGGGTCGATTTCGTCCAGAATAAGGGTAAATCATCCGGCGGATTTTGTACCTACGCTTATAACGCCCACCCGTACATTCTAATGTCCTGGCAGAACGTGATGGCCGATGTCTACACATTGATTCACGAAATGGGCCATGCTGGACAATTCATGTTCACAGCCAAGCAGCATCCGGTACTTGACTTCGAACCTTCGACATACATCGTCGAGGCTCCATCTACTTTTAACGAGCTCTTGCTCACCGACTCCTTAGTCCAAAATGCAACGGATGACCGGATGAAGCGTTACGCTCTCACCAAAATGTTAAACAATACATACTTCCATAACTTCATCACCCATCTGCTGGAGGCTGCCTTCCAGCGCGAAGTCTATCAGCTCATTGATGCCGGCCAGAATTTCGATGCTGCGAAGTTGAATGAGATTAAAACGCAAGTCTTCCACCAGTTCTTCGGCGATGCACTAACACTTAATCCGGGGGCAGAATTAACTTGGATGCGCCAAAGTCATTATTACATGGGGCTATATAGTTACACCTATTCTGCCAGCCTAACCGTCTCTACGCAGGCCTTCTTAAAGATTAAAGATGAGGGGCAGCCGGCAGTTAACCGCTGGCTCCGGTTCCTCGGGCTTGGTGCAAGCAAGAATCCAGTTGACTCTGCTGCCACACTCGGCATCGATATTAGGACGAATGAGCCGCTCCTGAATACGATTAATTATCTCGGCGAGGTAGTTGACGAAGTTATTGCTCTCACTGCCAAAATCAACCAATAA
- a CDS encoding ribose-phosphate diphosphokinase — protein sequence MGNTKHNIKLIGLNGNLPLAEKTAEVLGFPLIKTSIKHFSDGEINININETVRGDNVYVIQSIQDPVNENLMELLIIIDALRRASAHKINVVVPYMAYARADRKTKAREPITAKLVANMIEEAGADRVIALDLHASQIQGFFDIPVDHLRAVSILAKYFLDEGVKDNVVIVSPDHSGTNMARKFAEFFDAPIAIVDQRGSHYDNAVHDIIGDVTGATAIIVDDIIDTGVRLSYSTKSLLNAGAKHVYAAATHALLSKNATDLLNTEPIEQIVVTDSIIHEDGRYPNNMVRLSVDHLLAAAIQHIYENKSLHDIFDDQQNLKL from the coding sequence ATGGGCAACACAAAACATAATATTAAACTGATTGGCTTGAATGGTAATCTGCCACTGGCAGAGAAGACGGCCGAGGTACTAGGATTTCCATTGATCAAGACCTCAATTAAGCACTTCAGTGATGGTGAGATTAACATTAACATCAACGAAACCGTCCGTGGTGACAACGTGTACGTGATTCAGTCGATTCAGGATCCGGTCAACGAGAATTTAATGGAACTTTTGATTATCATTGATGCACTGAGACGGGCATCGGCGCACAAAATCAACGTTGTCGTGCCATACATGGCGTATGCGCGTGCTGACAGAAAGACCAAGGCACGGGAGCCAATTACGGCGAAGCTCGTGGCCAACATGATTGAAGAGGCTGGGGCTGACCGAGTAATTGCGCTAGACCTTCACGCATCACAAATCCAAGGATTCTTTGATATTCCGGTGGATCATTTGCGGGCCGTTTCAATCTTGGCGAAGTATTTCTTGGACGAGGGAGTAAAGGACAACGTTGTGATTGTTTCACCTGATCACAGCGGTACCAACATGGCGCGGAAATTTGCAGAGTTCTTCGACGCACCAATTGCTATCGTGGATCAGCGTGGCTCCCATTATGACAATGCCGTACACGATATTATTGGCGATGTCACAGGTGCAACTGCAATCATCGTGGATGACATCATTGATACGGGTGTCCGCTTATCATATTCAACCAAGTCGCTGCTAAACGCCGGTGCAAAGCACGTCTACGCTGCTGCAACGCATGCATTACTATCAAAAAATGCAACAGATCTGCTAAATACGGAACCGATTGAACAAATCGTCGTGACGGACTCGATTATTCATGAGGATGGCCGGTACCCGAATAATATGGTACGTCTATCGGTTGACCACTTACTCGCTGCAGCGATTCAACATATCTATGAGAACAAGTCACTGCACGATATCTTCGATGACCAGCAGAATTTGAAATTATAA
- a CDS encoding type I toxin-antitoxin system Fst family toxin → MVTASGGRCFAVDDFCISVIAPLFVGLVIVLVDHWLDDRR, encoded by the coding sequence ATGGTAACTGCCTCCGGAGGGAGGTGTTTTGCCGTAGATGATTTTTGCATTTCAGTTATCGCCCCACTTTTTGTGGGACTGGTAATCGTACTAGTCGATCATTGGTTAGATGACCGGCGGTAA
- a CDS encoding TetR/AcrR family transcriptional regulator, with the protein MPRKKNMERRKTILNSAFTLMRQAGLEGVSLQMIAKESGISKSLLQSYYPHKTRLTNDILHNLMSTILGKLNENGIAMTNEYTATMVFINTVLELGSRDAGLYNVINSIFGDPETIDRWVQLIMLWLKDEGLKDAFGEDKDVRIGLTYMIAGGGNLYSKRTELGLSAEQIAYIMVSSFLITFLNFDKEQVEKTMVDARELIGRTDIEEVHQALDHMFDDDAVINS; encoded by the coding sequence ATGCCACGGAAGAAGAATATGGAGCGGCGGAAGACAATCTTAAACAGCGCGTTTACCCTGATGCGCCAAGCTGGCTTAGAGGGTGTTTCGCTGCAGATGATTGCTAAAGAGTCTGGAATCTCGAAATCCCTCTTACAATCGTACTATCCACATAAAACAAGACTTACAAATGATATCTTACATAACCTAATGTCGACCATTCTGGGAAAGCTGAACGAGAATGGCATTGCGATGACGAATGAATACACGGCGACGATGGTCTTCATCAACACGGTGTTGGAACTTGGTTCAAGGGATGCAGGGCTGTATAATGTCATTAACAGTATCTTCGGCGACCCAGAGACAATCGACCGTTGGGTGCAGCTGATTATGCTCTGGCTGAAGGACGAGGGACTAAAGGACGCCTTCGGTGAGGATAAAGATGTCCGCATCGGCTTAACGTACATGATTGCTGGTGGTGGAAACCTGTATTCGAAAAGAACTGAATTGGGCTTATCGGCAGAGCAGATTGCCTACATTATGGTCTCAAGTTTTCTGATTACTTTCTTGAACTTCGATAAAGAGCAAGTCGAGAAGACGATGGTTGATGCGCGTGAGTTAATTGGCCGAACGGATATTGAGGAAGTTCATCAAGCGCTTGATCACATGTTTGATGATGATGCAGTGATTAATTCCTAA
- a CDS encoding LPXTG cell wall anchor domain-containing protein produces the protein MTANTNSTNSGQPTTVSAIDQDKLPQTDEAKSNAGIFGMIMLALSGLVLGFGKRRKEEDK, from the coding sequence ATGACAGCAAATACCAACAGCACCAACTCCGGTCAACCAACAACTGTAAGTGCAATTGACCAGGATAAATTACCACAGACTGATGAAGCTAAATCAAACGCCGGAATATTCGGTATGATTATGCTTGCCCTCAGCGGGTTAGTCCTCGGCTTTGGTAAGAGAAGAAAAGAGGAAGACAAATAG
- a CDS encoding NAD(P)-dependent oxidoreductase: MKIAIIGATGHVGSLVAAEALDRRHEVTAIVRHPENLQYDIHFIKKDLYDLKTADLINFDVVVDAFSAPRGAEEQHKTSIEHLISILRGTDLRLYIVGGAGTLYTDESKQTKLYQMPGFPKVVFPTSKNMDDGLNALKKTTNLSWTYISPSANFIHSTDKSHGYIAGAEVLLNSPSSGQSEITMAEYAVAMLDEIENPKHLNQRFTVVSK, encoded by the coding sequence ATGAAAATAGCAATAATTGGTGCAACGGGGCACGTGGGCTCATTGGTCGCGGCAGAAGCACTAGATCGCAGACACGAAGTTACGGCAATCGTCCGCCACCCGGAAAATTTGCAGTACGACATTCACTTTATCAAGAAAGATCTCTACGATCTTAAAACTGCGGATCTAATCAATTTTGACGTCGTTGTGGATGCCTTCAGTGCACCACGCGGCGCAGAAGAACAGCACAAAACTTCGATTGAGCATCTCATTTCGATTCTGCGCGGGACCGATTTACGCCTGTACATCGTTGGTGGCGCGGGGACTCTCTATACCGACGAGAGCAAGCAAACGAAGCTCTATCAAATGCCCGGCTTCCCCAAAGTTGTCTTTCCTACCTCCAAAAACATGGATGACGGCCTAAACGCATTAAAGAAGACGACGAACCTTTCCTGGACCTACATCTCCCCATCGGCAAACTTCATTCACTCAACTGATAAATCCCACGGCTACATTGCTGGCGCTGAAGTTTTGCTAAACTCACCCTCATCAGGACAGAGTGAGATCACAATGGCGGAATATGCGGTGGCGATGCTGGACGAGATTGAGAATCCAAAGCACCTGAATCAGAGATTTACAGTTGTCAGCAAATAA
- a CDS encoding SDR family oxidoreductase encodes MTNVLIIGANGKIARIAERFMIADENVQVTLFLRRAARLDGLKDQVKAIIEGDASNEQELAQAMAGQDVVYANLAGENIVAQAQAVRVAMEQSGVQRLIWISTIGIYDEVPGKFGEWNKNILGDYITNYRAATDQIEQSALDYTIIRPAWLTDKDEVDYELTQKGEDFKGTEVSRKSIAALVYHLVINQQEHVRESLGVNKPGTDGDKPAWY; translated from the coding sequence ATGACAAATGTTTTGATTATTGGTGCTAATGGCAAGATTGCAAGAATCGCTGAACGGTTCATGATTGCGGACGAGAACGTGCAGGTTACCTTATTTCTGCGGCGGGCCGCGCGGCTAGACGGCTTAAAGGACCAGGTTAAGGCAATCATCGAGGGTGATGCCAGCAATGAACAGGAGTTGGCTCAGGCGATGGCGGGCCAAGATGTTGTCTATGCTAACTTGGCTGGCGAGAACATTGTTGCGCAGGCACAGGCTGTGCGGGTAGCGATGGAGCAGAGCGGGGTACAGCGGCTTATCTGGATTTCAACAATCGGAATTTATGATGAGGTACCTGGCAAATTTGGTGAATGGAACAAGAATATCTTGGGTGATTATATTACCAATTATCGGGCGGCGACCGACCAAATAGAGCAATCGGCGCTCGACTACACCATTATTCGTCCTGCGTGGTTGACCGACAAGGATGAGGTCGACTACGAGTTGACCCAAAAGGGTGAGGACTTTAAGGGGACGGAGGTTTCCCGCAAGAGTATCGCTGCACTGGTTTACCACCTGGTAATTAATCAGCAAGAGCACGTCCGTGAGTCCCTGGGTGTCAATAAACCGGGAACGGATGGTGATAAGCCCGCCTGGTACTAG
- a CDS encoding quaternary amine ABC transporter ATP-binding protein: MAVVEVKSLTKIFGKKVKSALKMVRENKSKNEILKATGATVGVYDVNFSVEPGEIFVIMGLSGSGKSTLIRLINRLIEPTAGSITVAGHDVSKADKETLRKMRRENMSMVFQSFGLLPNRTVLENTEYGLELRGVDPATRRQRAEEALDNLHLLEFKDQLPSQLSGGMQQRVGLARALANNPDILLMDEAFSALDPLIRKEMQDELLGLQEKLKKTIIFITHDLNEALHLGDRIAVMKDGQIQQIGTGEELLTNPANDYVKHFLSDVDSSRVLTAENIMEPAVTVNIDREGPNMALHRMREERISMVVAIDNQHKLQGVISADAARSARLNNLPLRKVLDVNMPTIDKETTVNDIFNVIYDAHTPVAVTDNGRLLGVVIRGRVIETLADEDAPSSETNDVQTQEVK, translated from the coding sequence ATGGCAGTCGTTGAAGTTAAAAGTTTAACAAAAATCTTCGGTAAAAAAGTTAAGTCTGCTCTCAAAATGGTTCGTGAAAATAAGAGTAAAAATGAAATATTAAAGGCTACCGGCGCAACCGTCGGGGTCTATGACGTGAATTTCAGTGTGGAACCGGGTGAAATCTTCGTGATTATGGGCCTCTCGGGTTCCGGTAAATCAACGTTGATTCGCCTAATCAACCGGCTCATTGAGCCTACTGCGGGTAGTATTACCGTGGCCGGCCACGACGTCAGCAAGGCGGATAAGGAAACTCTGCGTAAAATGCGGCGCGAGAACATGAGCATGGTCTTCCAAAGCTTTGGTCTATTACCAAACAGAACCGTGCTCGAGAATACGGAGTACGGACTTGAACTGCGGGGTGTCGATCCGGCAACGAGAAGGCAGCGGGCAGAGGAAGCGCTAGATAACCTGCACCTATTGGAATTCAAGGATCAACTTCCAAGCCAGCTCTCTGGTGGGATGCAACAACGTGTGGGCTTGGCGCGTGCACTTGCTAATAATCCCGATATCTTGTTAATGGATGAGGCCTTTTCGGCACTCGATCCGTTGATTAGAAAAGAGATGCAGGATGAGTTACTTGGTCTGCAAGAGAAACTCAAGAAGACCATTATCTTTATTACGCATGATTTGAATGAGGCACTTCACCTTGGCGACCGCATTGCGGTCATGAAGGACGGCCAAATTCAACAAATTGGTACCGGTGAAGAATTACTCACCAATCCGGCCAATGATTACGTGAAACACTTCCTAAGTGACGTGGATTCATCACGTGTACTGACGGCAGAGAATATTATGGAGCCGGCAGTGACCGTTAACATCGACCGTGAGGGGCCCAACATGGCCTTGCACCGGATGCGTGAGGAACGGATATCGATGGTAGTGGCCATCGATAACCAACATAAGCTGCAGGGAGTCATCTCAGCGGATGCCGCCAGAAGCGCCCGGCTGAATAACTTACCGCTACGTAAGGTGTTGGATGTTAACATGCCAACTATCGATAAAGAAACAACAGTTAACGACATTTTTAACGTGATTTACGATGCTCATACACCAGTGGCGGTCACCGATAATGGCCGCCTGCTTGGGGTAGTTATTCGAGGTCGCGTGATTGAAACACTAGCTGATGAAGATGCACCATCATCAGAAACAAATGATGTACAGACACAGGAGGTGAAATAA
- a CDS encoding ZIP family metal transporter: MTEFFMGLAPWQQALAGTLFTYLMTALGAALVFFFKDIKKNVYNLMLGFASGVMIAASFWSLLAPAIERAEDSGGIPWLIVAVGFSAGGFFLYLSDKLIPHMHFPKEADGERMSPRFRGTVLLVFSITLHNIPEGLAVGVAFGALASQADPKAALLAAIAVALGIGIQNFPEGAAVSVPLRQSGMSRTKAFVYGQASGVVEPLAGIAGAVLVTSVTEILPYALAFAAGAMIYVVVEELIPTAQEAAITGEKNHFAVLGVMAGFVVMMILDVALG, encoded by the coding sequence ATGACTGAGTTTTTTATGGGCCTCGCCCCGTGGCAACAGGCCCTAGCAGGTACATTATTCACGTATCTCATGACGGCTCTGGGTGCTGCACTCGTATTTTTCTTCAAAGACATCAAGAAGAACGTCTACAATCTAATGCTCGGATTCGCTTCTGGCGTCATGATTGCCGCCAGCTTCTGGTCTTTGCTCGCCCCAGCAATTGAACGCGCTGAAGATAGCGGTGGAATTCCTTGGCTAATTGTCGCCGTGGGCTTTTCCGCCGGTGGTTTCTTCTTATATCTCTCTGATAAGCTGATTCCCCACATGCATTTCCCGAAAGAAGCCGATGGTGAACGAATGTCGCCGCGCTTTCGTGGGACCGTATTACTAGTATTTTCTATCACATTACACAACATTCCTGAAGGCCTCGCGGTCGGTGTCGCCTTTGGTGCCTTGGCTTCCCAAGCCGATCCGAAAGCCGCATTGCTCGCTGCAATTGCCGTAGCCCTCGGAATTGGTATCCAGAACTTTCCGGAGGGAGCCGCCGTCTCGGTACCGTTGAGGCAGAGCGGAATGAGCCGGACAAAGGCCTTTGTCTATGGTCAAGCTTCCGGTGTGGTTGAACCACTTGCCGGGATTGCCGGTGCCGTGCTGGTCACATCGGTAACAGAGATTCTTCCGTACGCGCTGGCTTTTGCCGCTGGTGCGATGATCTACGTGGTAGTCGAGGAGTTGATTCCAACTGCTCAAGAAGCTGCCATTACCGGTGAGAAGAACCACTTCGCCGTTCTAGGCGTTATGGCCGGTTTCGTCGTCATGATGATTCTGGATGTCGCGCTAGGTTAG